Proteins co-encoded in one Haloarcula pelagica genomic window:
- a CDS encoding DUF7521 family protein, with the protein MVALGSLVDVLTGAAATGSAIIGLYIGAHAYRGLRRHGDPSMRYLSMGMILLFGVTYLVALLGQGLIASHVVGIRYQGAFRLVVRLLQFAGLGLIAYSLRLATDGGALSR; encoded by the coding sequence ATGGTCGCACTCGGTTCACTCGTCGACGTGCTTACCGGCGCGGCGGCGACGGGGTCGGCCATCATCGGTCTCTACATCGGGGCCCACGCGTACCGGGGGCTCCGGCGCCACGGCGACCCCTCCATGCGATACCTCTCCATGGGGATGATCCTCCTGTTCGGCGTGACGTATCTGGTCGCGCTGCTCGGCCAGGGACTGATCGCCTCCCACGTCGTCGGGATCCGCTACCAGGGGGCGTTCCGACTCGTCGTCAGACTGCTCCAGTTCGCCGGCCTGGGGCTCATCGCGTACTCCCTGCGGCTCGCCACCGACGGCGGGGCGCTCTCGCGGTGA
- the rocF gene encoding arginase: protein MRPNVRVLGVPMDLGADRRGVDMGPSAIRYGGLADQLGTLGLDCVDGGDIAVPRPEEGDPDADGLPDGRAKFLAQTREVCADISTAVAATRADGEFPLVLGGDHSIAMGTVDGATDPDEELGIVWFDAHGDFNTPQTTPSGNIHGMSLAGILGKGYFADAGWAHVPGVSEENVVLVGLRSLDEGERRLVADSDVTAFTMSDIDARGASAVVQEALSIATDGTDGLHVSLDLDWLDPTEAPGVGTPVRGGVSYREAHVAMEYVADNRESLRSMEVVEVNPILDEHNQTAELACELVASAFGERIL, encoded by the coding sequence ATGCGACCGAACGTGCGCGTCCTCGGCGTTCCGATGGACCTCGGCGCCGACAGACGAGGCGTCGACATGGGGCCGTCCGCCATCCGGTACGGCGGACTGGCAGACCAGCTCGGGACACTCGGGCTCGACTGTGTCGACGGCGGTGACATCGCGGTCCCGCGACCGGAGGAGGGGGACCCGGACGCGGACGGGCTCCCCGACGGCCGAGCGAAGTTCCTCGCCCAGACACGAGAGGTCTGTGCGGACATCTCGACGGCCGTCGCCGCGACGCGTGCCGACGGCGAGTTCCCGCTGGTGCTTGGCGGTGACCACTCGATCGCCATGGGGACCGTCGACGGGGCGACCGACCCCGACGAGGAACTCGGGATCGTCTGGTTCGACGCACACGGGGACTTCAACACGCCACAGACGACGCCGAGTGGCAACATCCACGGGATGTCGCTCGCTGGCATCCTGGGAAAAGGATACTTCGCTGACGCCGGGTGGGCACACGTCCCGGGCGTCAGCGAGGAGAACGTCGTCCTCGTCGGACTGCGGAGCCTCGACGAGGGGGAGAGACGGCTGGTCGCCGACAGCGACGTGACCGCGTTCACGATGTCAGATATCGACGCCCGCGGGGCCTCGGCGGTCGTCCAGGAGGCGCTGTCGATCGCGACCGACGGGACCGACGGGCTCCACGTCTCGCTAGACCTGGACTGGCTCGACCCGACGGAGGCACCCGGTGTCGGGACGCCGGTCAGGGGTGGTGTCTCCTACCGGGAAGCCCACGTCGCCATGGAGTACGTCGCCGACAACCGGGAGTCGCTCCGATCGATGGAGGTCGTCGAAGTCAACCCGATCCTCGACGAACACAACCAGACCGCGGAGCTGGCCTGTGAACTCGTCGCCAGCGCGTTCGGCGAACGCATCCTCTGA
- a CDS encoding ATP-binding protein, with the protein MDQRESHRSDAGSTHVLVVDPSPTRGDRLADRLETHAAIEGYASASVDAAIDRLAWPDIDCLVVRHDGDGFDAVGAAETICEKHPCLPVVLYTTTESTVAQEAVGTAIDEFVDGTSGDRVTELAAAVEDTALDSTAQDDLTTPPLDDPPTPNVDAGTVEELLSAGIDADQLSRLLHKSRLFDTIMESIPVHLYIKDIDARHLYVSTGYFEESLDEFIGNTDPEIGLVADRHARRAHREDEHVIRSGEPVLDKVEYLPMLDQWNLTSKVPWHGPDGEVVGLIGVTRDISARKERQNEVRRQNERLERFANMVSHDLRNPLQLATMRLELARRADDPTQHLDDVDAALQRMDALIEDVLALARQGKRVVNPEPIDLDEVLHMAWNSVDAPDATFVLASSPGTVLGDEGRLRQLVANVFRNAIEHAGTAVTISVGRLPDETGFYIEDDGPGFPDPDDSELFEAGYTTSETGTGFGLSIVAEIADAHDWTVRATTGDEGGARLEFTGVDRPSFDSPEPRDS; encoded by the coding sequence ATGGACCAGCGCGAGTCGCACCGATCGGACGCGGGATCGACGCACGTGCTCGTCGTCGATCCCAGTCCGACCCGGGGTGATCGACTCGCGGACAGGCTCGAAACCCACGCTGCCATCGAGGGGTACGCGAGCGCGTCCGTCGACGCGGCCATCGATCGGCTCGCCTGGCCGGATATCGACTGTCTGGTCGTTCGCCACGACGGCGACGGGTTCGATGCCGTCGGGGCGGCCGAAACAATCTGTGAGAAACACCCCTGTCTTCCGGTCGTGTTGTACACGACTACGGAGTCGACGGTCGCCCAGGAGGCGGTTGGGACCGCGATCGACGAGTTCGTCGACGGAACCAGCGGTGACCGGGTCACCGAGCTTGCGGCCGCGGTCGAGGACACTGCGCTGGATTCGACCGCACAGGACGACCTGACGACACCGCCGCTCGACGACCCACCGACCCCGAACGTCGATGCCGGGACTGTCGAGGAGTTGCTCTCGGCCGGCATCGACGCCGACCAGCTCTCCAGGCTCCTCCACAAGAGCCGGCTGTTCGATACGATCATGGAGTCGATCCCGGTCCACCTCTACATCAAGGACATCGACGCGCGACACCTCTACGTCAGTACCGGCTACTTCGAGGAGTCGCTCGACGAGTTCATCGGAAACACCGACCCCGAGATCGGACTCGTCGCCGACAGACACGCCCGACGGGCACACCGGGAGGACGAGCACGTGATCAGGTCGGGCGAGCCGGTCCTGGACAAAGTAGAGTACCTGCCGATGCTCGATCAGTGGAACCTCACCTCGAAAGTGCCCTGGCACGGTCCCGACGGGGAGGTCGTCGGGCTCATCGGTGTGACCCGCGACATCTCGGCCCGCAAGGAGCGCCAGAACGAGGTCAGACGACAGAACGAGCGTCTCGAACGGTTCGCCAACATGGTCAGTCACGACCTCAGGAACCCCCTCCAGTTGGCCACGATGCGACTCGAACTCGCCCGGCGGGCCGACGACCCGACACAGCATCTCGACGACGTTGACGCCGCACTCCAGCGGATGGACGCCCTCATCGAGGACGTGCTCGCGCTGGCGAGACAGGGCAAGCGTGTCGTCAACCCCGAACCGATCGACCTCGACGAGGTCCTCCACATGGCCTGGAACTCCGTCGACGCACCGGACGCGACGTTCGTGCTCGCCTCGTCGCCGGGGACGGTCCTCGGCGACGAGGGGCGCCTCCGACAGCTCGTGGCCAACGTCTTCCGGAACGCGATCGAACACGCCGGGACGGCAGTGACGATCAGCGTCGGCCGGCTGCCGGACGAGACCGGGTTCTACATCGAGGACGACGGCCCCGGGTTTCCGGACCCGGACGACAGCGAACTGTTCGAGGCCGGCTACACCACGAGCGAGACGGGAACCGGCTTCGGGCTCTCGATCGTCGCCGAGATCGCCGACGCCCACGACTGGACCGTCCGTGCCACTACGGGCGACGAGGGCGGCGCGCGACTGGAGTTTACCGGCGTCGACAGACCGTCCTTCGACAGCCCCGAGCCTCGGGACAGCTGA
- a CDS encoding PH domain-containing protein gives MARGLPAVWSALFGLPMIAGGVYLYEFETRYPLVASQPATPPEVGIALSVFGLFVVALGTYVHFVAAPEAPRMRDDEHVVEERKPAQRNALAEAIVGAPILGVAGYLLYFTERPLIQPTVVFAVGFFLFSRGLYRYWQHTLTTYFLTNQRVLEEYRFISLLRNEVPLEKVRGVEERRSAWESLFGLGTVAVRSGASGGLTVSVGEIYEPSEFADLVRSKLTDGPNEGQAATEPDEQDTARSE, from the coding sequence ATGGCACGAGGACTTCCAGCCGTCTGGAGCGCACTGTTCGGGCTCCCGATGATCGCCGGCGGCGTGTATCTCTACGAGTTCGAGACACGGTATCCACTCGTCGCGTCACAGCCTGCGACACCCCCGGAAGTCGGGATCGCCCTGTCGGTCTTCGGGCTGTTCGTCGTCGCCCTCGGGACGTACGTCCACTTCGTCGCCGCGCCGGAGGCGCCCCGGATGCGGGACGACGAACACGTCGTCGAGGAGCGGAAACCGGCCCAGCGCAACGCCCTCGCGGAAGCGATCGTCGGGGCGCCGATCCTGGGCGTCGCCGGCTATCTGCTGTATTTCACGGAGCGGCCGCTGATCCAGCCGACCGTCGTGTTCGCCGTCGGATTCTTCCTGTTTTCCAGGGGCCTGTATCGGTACTGGCAGCACACGCTGACGACGTACTTCCTGACGAACCAGCGCGTCCTCGAAGAGTACCGGTTCATCTCGCTGCTGCGCAACGAGGTTCCGCTGGAGAAGGTCCGTGGCGTCGAGGAACGGCGGTCGGCGTGGGAATCGCTGTTCGGGTTGGGGACGGTCGCGGTTCGATCCGGCGCGAGTGGCGGGCTGACTGTCTCGGTCGGCGAGATCTACGAACCCAGCGAGTTCGCGGATCTGGTCCGCTCGAAACTGACCGACGGCCCGAACGAAGGGCAGGCCGCGACAGAACCCGACGAACAGGACACAGCGCGGTCGGAGTAG
- a CDS encoding NAD-dependent epimerase/dehydratase family protein yields MNGERVLVTGGGGFIGSNLANSLAVDNDVVVVDDGYLGTPANVREDVEYVERSVVEDELPTDVDVVFHLAALSSYAMHEDDPTHGARVNVEGFVNTVEQARDDGCDTVVYASTSSIYGSRTEPSPEAMDVTVNTGYEASKMARETYAEYFQNHYDLSLAGMRFFSVYQGYGGAEEHKGEYANVIAQFADDMAHGEAPVLYGDGTQTRDFTHVEDIVRGLEQAADHELNGVYNLGTGEAYDFLTVVDLLNDELGTDIDPEFVENPIPEDVYVHDTCADYAKINDATGWEPQIDFEAGIERVCQQYN; encoded by the coding sequence ATGAACGGAGAGCGCGTGCTGGTCACGGGCGGCGGCGGATTCATCGGGTCGAACCTGGCGAACTCGCTGGCTGTCGACAACGACGTGGTCGTGGTCGACGACGGCTACTTGGGGACGCCGGCGAACGTCCGCGAGGATGTCGAGTACGTCGAGCGAAGCGTCGTCGAGGACGAGTTGCCGACGGACGTGGATGTCGTCTTCCACCTGGCGGCGCTGTCCTCGTACGCGATGCACGAGGACGACCCGACACACGGCGCACGGGTCAACGTCGAGGGGTTCGTCAACACGGTCGAGCAGGCCCGCGACGACGGCTGTGACACCGTGGTGTACGCCTCGACCTCCTCGATCTACGGGAGTCGAACCGAGCCCTCGCCGGAGGCCATGGACGTGACGGTCAACACGGGCTACGAGGCCTCGAAGATGGCCCGCGAGACCTACGCCGAGTACTTCCAGAACCACTACGACCTCTCGCTCGCGGGGATGCGCTTTTTCTCCGTGTATCAGGGCTACGGCGGCGCCGAGGAACACAAAGGCGAGTACGCGAACGTGATCGCGCAGTTCGCCGACGACATGGCACACGGCGAGGCGCCGGTGCTGTACGGCGACGGCACGCAGACCCGTGACTTTACCCACGTCGAGGACATCGTCCGCGGCCTGGAACAGGCCGCCGACCACGAACTGAACGGCGTGTACAACCTCGGGACGGGCGAGGCCTACGACTTCCTGACCGTCGTCGACCTGCTCAACGACGAACTGGGGACGGATATCGATCCGGAGTTCGTCGAGAACCCGATCCCCGAGGATGTCTACGTCCACGACACCTGCGCCGATTACGCGAAGATCAACGACGCCACCGGCTGGGAACCACAGATCGACTTCGAAGCGGGCATCGAACGCGTCTGCCAACAGTACAACTGA
- a CDS encoding Rrf2 family transcriptional regulator, whose amino-acid sequence MSSIELTPSQKNILQELVNLYRESESAVKGEDIAEKVDRNPGTIRNQMQSLKALQLVEGVPGPKGGYKPTATAYDALQIQDMDQAAEVPLRHNGELVENANVEEIDLTSVHHPEECRAEIQLQGSISQFHEGDSVTVGPTPLSKLQIIGTLEGKDDTNNKLILTIDDMRAPAGEPEH is encoded by the coding sequence ATGTCATCAATAGAACTGACTCCGAGTCAGAAGAATATCTTGCAGGAGCTCGTAAACCTCTACCGCGAGAGCGAGAGCGCTGTCAAGGGCGAAGATATCGCAGAGAAGGTCGACCGGAACCCCGGCACGATACGCAACCAGATGCAGAGCCTGAAAGCGCTCCAGCTCGTCGAGGGTGTTCCCGGACCGAAAGGCGGGTACAAACCGACCGCGACCGCCTACGACGCCCTCCAGATCCAGGACATGGACCAGGCCGCCGAGGTCCCGCTCCGACACAACGGGGAACTCGTCGAGAACGCCAACGTCGAGGAGATCGACCTCACGAGCGTCCACCACCCCGAGGAGTGTCGGGCCGAGATCCAGCTCCAGGGATCGATCTCGCAGTTCCACGAGGGCGATTCGGTCACCGTCGGTCCCACCCCGCTCTCGAAGCTCCAGATCATCGGCACACTCGAAGGGAAAGACGACACGAACAACAAACTCATCCTGACGATCGACGACATGCGGGCCCCGGCCGGCGAGCCCGAGCACTGA
- a CDS encoding NAD(P)/FAD-dependent oxidoreductase → MTDHVVVLGAGYAGAGTINSLESELNGEADITWISETDYHLVLHESHRCIRDPSVQEKVSIPVHEIKEPSTAFIQDEVTGIDTDDRQVELADGDDVEYDYLLVGLGTSTAFFGIDGLEEYAHTLKSLDDALGIHDAIQQAAREASRNDPAQIVVGGAGLSGIQTCGEIAEFRDEHRAPLDIHLVEGLDEIFPGNDPELQGALRKRLEKRDVNIMCGEFIGEVDEETVYIGDDEELDYDVLIWTGGITGRECMQDITLDKDERNHRVHAEGDFQTDDERVFAIGDCALIDQPGENPAPPTAQAAWQAAEVAGENLARAVRGQPLKTWTHKDKGTVISVGEEAVAHDVMNVPVDTFGGLPAKLLKKGIAARWISDVTGYGRAAKAWPDM, encoded by the coding sequence ATGACAGACCACGTCGTCGTCCTCGGTGCAGGCTATGCCGGTGCTGGCACGATAAACAGCCTCGAATCCGAACTCAACGGTGAGGCCGATATCACCTGGATCTCCGAGACGGACTATCACCTCGTGCTCCACGAGTCCCACCGCTGCATCCGTGATCCCAGCGTCCAGGAGAAAGTCTCGATCCCCGTCCACGAGATCAAAGAGCCAAGCACTGCCTTCATCCAGGACGAAGTCACCGGCATCGACACCGACGACCGCCAAGTCGAACTCGCCGACGGCGACGATGTCGAGTACGACTACCTGCTGGTCGGGCTGGGTACCAGTACCGCCTTCTTCGGTATCGACGGGCTCGAAGAGTACGCCCACACGCTCAAGAGCTTAGACGACGCGCTGGGCATCCACGACGCCATCCAGCAGGCTGCCCGCGAGGCATCCCGGAACGACCCCGCACAGATCGTCGTCGGCGGTGCCGGCCTGTCGGGCATCCAGACCTGCGGCGAGATCGCCGAGTTCCGCGACGAACACCGCGCGCCGCTCGACATCCACCTCGTCGAGGGCCTCGACGAGATCTTCCCCGGGAACGACCCCGAACTCCAGGGCGCGCTGCGCAAGCGCCTGGAGAAACGCGACGTGAACATCATGTGTGGCGAGTTCATCGGCGAGGTCGACGAGGAGACGGTCTACATCGGCGACGACGAGGAACTCGACTACGACGTGCTCATCTGGACCGGCGGCATCACCGGCCGGGAGTGCATGCAGGACATCACGCTGGACAAGGACGAACGCAACCACCGCGTCCACGCCGAAGGCGACTTCCAGACCGACGACGAGCGGGTCTTCGCCATCGGCGACTGCGCGCTGATCGACCAGCCCGGCGAGAACCCCGCGCCGCCGACGGCACAGGCCGCCTGGCAGGCCGCCGAGGTCGCCGGCGAGAACCTGGCCCGGGCCGTCCGTGGCCAACCCCTGAAGACCTGGACCCACAAGGACAAGGGGACGGTCATCTCCGTCGGCGAGGAGGCCGTCGCCCACGACGTGATGAACGTCCCGGTCGACACGTTCGGCGGGCTCCCGGCGAAACTGCTCAAGAAGGGTATCGCCGCCCGCTGGATCTCCGACGTGACCGGCTACGGCCGCGCCGCGAAGGCGTGGCCCGATATGTAA
- a CDS encoding class I SAM-dependent methyltransferase, with the protein MAEPDRENRRLWDAWSDEHQALWNAGTAEGGLPPVYSPLPDSMADWQADHLPARAEMSVVELGCGGGQGTVGLARDGVERAVGVDFSIEQLRHATRLRNLYDVDAEFVTGDVTDLPLPDDTFDLAYSGFVYFMVEDIDAALSEAYRILRDGGLLTFDVPHPYHELFDPETLTLERSYHDTGPRRDKHDPVLHDDIVVFDRTVGDLHTALVEASFTVKEVYEAPDSSDPEDYDDQPSTSPELMSRVPRTLGFWAVAA; encoded by the coding sequence ATGGCGGAGCCTGACAGGGAGAACCGACGGTTGTGGGACGCGTGGAGCGACGAGCATCAGGCGCTGTGGAACGCCGGGACTGCCGAGGGTGGACTCCCGCCGGTGTACTCGCCGCTTCCCGACTCGATGGCCGACTGGCAGGCCGACCACCTTCCAGCCCGTGCGGAGATGTCGGTCGTCGAACTGGGCTGTGGCGGCGGCCAGGGGACGGTCGGCCTCGCCCGGGACGGCGTCGAGAGGGCGGTCGGCGTCGACTTCTCGATCGAGCAACTCCGCCACGCGACTCGCCTGCGGAACCTCTACGATGTCGACGCCGAGTTCGTCACCGGCGACGTGACTGATCTGCCACTCCCCGACGACACCTTCGACCTGGCGTACTCGGGGTTCGTCTACTTCATGGTCGAGGACATCGACGCGGCGCTCTCGGAGGCCTACCGGATTCTCAGGGACGGCGGCCTCCTGACCTTCGACGTTCCCCATCCGTACCACGAACTGTTCGACCCCGAGACCCTGACGCTCGAACGGAGCTACCACGACACTGGTCCTCGCCGGGACAAGCACGACCCGGTCCTCCACGACGACATCGTCGTCTTCGACCGGACGGTCGGGGACCTCCACACGGCACTCGTCGAGGCCAGCTTCACGGTGAAAGAGGTCTACGAGGCTCCGGACAGTTCCGACCCCGAGGACTACGACGATCAGCCTAGCACCTCACCCGAACTGATGTCCAGGGTCCCACGGACGCTCGGTTTCTGGGCGGTCGCCGCGTAG
- a CDS encoding nucleoside phosphorylase, whose translation MTGDSEDPNDEEQYHLEVGPGDVADSVLLPGNPERVAKVVDGWDAHEVVADHREYRTATGTHEGTPISVTSTGIGSPSAAIAVEELARVGADTLLRVGSCGAIREEASVGDLIITTGAVRQEGTSDEYVREDYPASADHRVVSALVAAAEELGYDYHLGVTCSTDSFYAGQSRPGFDGFEARGSAERLDELREAGVLNFEMEAASILTLASIYGLRAGAVCTVYANRVTGEFRTEGERKAAKCASLAVTYLERMDEAVAAADADQWHAGLSIER comes from the coding sequence ATGACCGGCGACAGCGAGGACCCCAACGACGAAGAGCAGTACCACCTGGAAGTCGGGCCGGGCGACGTGGCCGACAGCGTCCTCCTGCCGGGCAACCCCGAACGGGTCGCGAAGGTCGTCGACGGCTGGGACGCTCACGAGGTCGTCGCCGACCACCGGGAGTACCGCACCGCGACCGGTACCCACGAGGGGACGCCGATCTCGGTCACGTCGACGGGGATCGGCTCCCCCTCCGCGGCGATCGCCGTCGAGGAACTGGCACGGGTCGGTGCGGACACGCTCCTCCGGGTGGGGTCCTGTGGCGCTATCCGCGAAGAAGCGAGCGTCGGCGACCTGATAATCACGACCGGGGCGGTCCGTCAGGAGGGGACCAGCGACGAGTACGTCCGCGAGGACTACCCCGCGAGTGCGGACCACCGGGTCGTCTCGGCGCTGGTCGCCGCCGCCGAGGAGCTGGGTTACGACTACCACCTCGGCGTGACATGCTCGACGGACAGCTTCTACGCCGGCCAGTCACGCCCCGGCTTCGACGGCTTCGAGGCCCGCGGCTCGGCGGAGCGACTCGACGAACTCCGCGAGGCCGGCGTCCTCAACTTCGAGATGGAGGCCGCCAGCATCCTCACGCTCGCGAGCATCTACGGGCTCCGGGCGGGCGCGGTCTGTACGGTGTACGCCAACCGCGTCACCGGCGAGTTCCGCACGGAGGGCGAGCGCAAGGCCGCGAAGTGTGCGAGTCTCGCCGTCACCTACCTCGAACGGATGGACGAGGCCGTCGCGGCCGCCGACGCCGACCAGTGGCACGCCGGGCTCTCGATCGAGCGGTAG
- the cdd gene encoding cytidine deaminase has translation MDDLLETARAAVEDSYAPYSEYRVGAAIETADGTVYTGCNIENANYSNSIHAEELALGKAVQDGHREFARLAVASDKRDGVTPCGMCRQSLAEFCGEDLPIYCDEGDGEGSEYTLGELLPNTITKAHLNV, from the coding sequence ATGGACGACCTGCTGGAGACAGCCCGTGCGGCCGTCGAGGACTCGTACGCCCCCTACTCGGAATACCGGGTCGGTGCCGCGATCGAGACGGCCGACGGGACGGTCTACACCGGCTGTAACATCGAGAACGCCAACTACAGCAACAGCATCCACGCCGAGGAACTCGCGCTGGGGAAAGCAGTCCAGGACGGCCACCGGGAGTTCGCTCGGCTCGCGGTCGCCTCGGACAAACGCGACGGCGTCACGCCCTGTGGGATGTGTCGCCAGTCGCTCGCGGAGTTCTGTGGCGAGGACCTCCCCATCTACTGTGATGAGGGCGACGGCGAGGGCAGCGAGTACACGCTGGGCGAACTGCTCCCGAACACCATCACGAAGGCCCATCTGAACGTATGA
- a CDS encoding phosphomannomutase, with the protein MELFGTAGIRGDVVERVTPELALQVGRAAGQDGAEFVLGYDGRVTSPALADALASGLASAGTKVIRVGRVPTPALAWASRGRRGVMVTASHNPPHDNGIKLFVDGQEYDSAAESRISDRVEDGLAPAEWGRWGDTDRVDVLADYRRAVAGYAGDHGAAPDGLTVAVDSGNGMSGVATPQVLRELGVSVRAVEANVDGYFPARESKPTAETLSKFRAFVADTAVDVGIGHDGDSDRIVVVDGGGEVVHEDTVLAILGEHYTRVSTAGDPVVVTTPNASGRVDERVGAAGGRVERVRLGALHEGIARVRADAGAETAVVFAGEPWKHIHPAFGGWIDGVASAAVLTRLFADESLADRRAVVPERPYRKVSVECPDDAKAGAMATLAESLPAAYPDAGVSTEYGVRLSFEDGSWTLVRPSGTEPYVRVYAESDDVDTLVAGVVETVEDAVAAESV; encoded by the coding sequence ATGGAACTGTTCGGGACGGCCGGGATTCGTGGCGATGTCGTCGAGCGGGTGACGCCCGAACTCGCCCTCCAGGTGGGACGGGCCGCGGGACAGGACGGCGCGGAGTTCGTGCTCGGCTACGACGGTCGGGTGACATCGCCGGCGCTGGCGGACGCACTCGCGTCGGGCCTGGCGAGCGCCGGAACCAAGGTGATCCGCGTCGGCCGAGTCCCGACGCCGGCGCTGGCCTGGGCCTCCCGTGGCCGCCGGGGCGTGATGGTCACGGCGAGTCACAACCCACCACACGACAACGGCATCAAGCTGTTCGTCGACGGGCAGGAGTACGACAGCGCGGCCGAGAGTCGGATCAGCGACCGCGTCGAAGACGGCCTCGCGCCGGCCGAGTGGGGCCGGTGGGGTGACACCGACAGGGTCGACGTACTGGCGGACTACCGCCGTGCGGTCGCCGGGTACGCCGGCGACCACGGCGCGGCTCCCGACGGGCTGACCGTCGCGGTCGACAGCGGCAACGGGATGTCCGGCGTCGCGACGCCACAGGTCCTCCGGGAACTAGGTGTGAGCGTCCGGGCCGTCGAGGCCAACGTCGACGGCTACTTCCCGGCCCGGGAGAGCAAACCCACGGCCGAGACATTGTCGAAGTTCCGGGCCTTCGTCGCCGACACCGCCGTCGATGTCGGGATCGGCCACGACGGCGACAGCGACCGGATCGTCGTCGTCGACGGTGGCGGCGAGGTCGTCCACGAGGACACCGTTCTGGCGATCCTGGGCGAACACTACACCCGGGTCTCGACCGCGGGCGACCCCGTCGTCGTGACGACGCCCAACGCGTCCGGGCGGGTCGACGAACGGGTCGGGGCCGCCGGCGGCCGGGTCGAACGGGTCCGGCTGGGCGCGCTCCACGAGGGCATCGCCCGGGTCAGGGCCGACGCCGGCGCGGAGACCGCGGTCGTCTTCGCCGGCGAGCCCTGGAAACACATCCACCCCGCGTTCGGCGGGTGGATCGACGGCGTCGCCAGCGCGGCGGTCCTGACGCGACTGTTCGCGGACGAATCGCTCGCCGACCGGCGTGCGGTCGTCCCCGAGCGACCCTACCGGAAGGTCAGCGTCGAGTGTCCCGACGACGCGAAAGCCGGCGCGATGGCGACGCTGGCCGAGTCACTCCCCGCCGCCTACCCCGACGCGGGCGTCTCCACGGAGTACGGCGTCAGGCTCTCGTTCGAGGACGGCTCCTGGACGCTCGTGCGCCCCAGCGGGACCGAACCGTACGTCCGGGTGTACGCCGAGAGCGACGACGTGGACACGCTCGTCGCGGGCGTCGTCGAGACGGTCGAGGACGCCGTCGCCGCCGAGTCCGTGTAG
- the psmB gene encoding archaeal proteasome endopeptidase complex subunit beta yields the protein MRDPTPDSPFSQQRSPSAGEFQTDPYEPEVGSLPDRSDQDTEKVNKTGTTTIGIATNEGVVVATDMRASLGGRFVSNKNVQKVEQIHPTAALTLVGSVGGAQSFIRSLRAEVNLYEARRGEDMSMQALSTLAGNFARGGPFFMINPILGGVDGDGHHVYSIDPAGGVMKDDYTVTGSGLTVAYGTLEDRYEDDMTNEQAREVAAAAIKAAAERDTGSGNGIYLADITSEGVDIEGYDFDELL from the coding sequence ATGCGCGACCCCACTCCTGATTCACCGTTCTCCCAGCAGCGTTCCCCGTCGGCCGGCGAGTTCCAGACCGACCCCTACGAGCCGGAAGTCGGCTCGCTGCCGGACCGCAGCGACCAGGACACCGAGAAGGTCAACAAGACCGGGACGACCACCATCGGTATCGCGACGAACGAGGGCGTCGTGGTCGCGACCGACATGCGCGCCTCGCTGGGCGGTCGCTTCGTCTCGAACAAGAATGTCCAGAAAGTCGAGCAGATCCACCCGACAGCGGCGCTGACGCTGGTCGGCAGCGTCGGCGGCGCCCAGTCTTTCATCCGCTCGCTGCGTGCCGAGGTCAACCTCTACGAGGCCCGCCGCGGCGAGGACATGAGCATGCAGGCCCTCTCGACGCTCGCGGGCAACTTCGCCCGCGGTGGCCCGTTCTTCATGATCAACCCGATCCTGGGCGGCGTCGACGGGGACGGCCACCACGTCTACTCGATCGATCCGGCCGGCGGCGTCATGAAAGACGACTACACCGTCACCGGGTCCGGCCTGACCGTCGCCTACGGGACCCTGGAGGACCGCTACGAGGACGACATGACCAACGAGCAAGCTCGCGAGGTCGCCGCCGCCGCGATCAAGGCCGCCGCCGAGCGCGACACCGGGTCGGGCAACGGCATCTACCTGGCCGACATCACGAGCGAGGGCGTCGACATCGAGGGCTACGACTTCGACGAGCTGCTGTAG